In Sphingobacterium sp. SYP-B4668, the sequence AGCTTGTTAAGAAAATGTTGTTGTATTCGCTACCTCTTATTCCAAATTTGATAAGTTGGTGGTTAATTTCGTCTGCCAGTAAATTTATCATTTTGGATAAGTTGGGAATAGAAGCAAACGGGGTTTACGCCATTGCAAACAGATTTCCTTCAATGTTGGTTTTGATAAACTCTGTATTAATATTACCCATTCAAGATTCTTTGCTAAAGCAACGGTCAGATTTTCAATATTTTATATCGATTGTTCAAAGGTTTGTTCGGTTTGAACTGATCGTGGTTGTTTTGCTCTCCGTTGGAAGCCCAATTTATGTCAAGTTTATGGTAGAAGATAGTTTTTATGAAGCATGGATGTATATGCCATTTTTGTTTCTTGGAGTCGGATTTAACACATTAGCATCCGTGATTGGTATCATATATCAAAAAGAAAAGAAGACGATGCGAATAACGGTCACTACTGTAATAGGTGGAATCATTTCAATACTCCTGTCTTTTCTTTTAGTGTCTGAATTTGGGCTAATGGGAATATCATTATCTTTTTTTGCAGGTTATTTGATTATGTTTTTGCTTCGAACAATTGATCTCAGACATAAATTAAATTTTAAAGCATTTTTACCATCTGACATGTTAGTTTTTTTTGGTTTTATATTGATAATGTATTTACAGATAATACTAGAATTCAAAATGCAACTTTTATTGTTTATTATTACTATGTTTTTTTTGTTTTTTTATTATCGAGTTGATATTCAAAAAGCCTATAATAGTATTAGAAAAAATAAAGAAACTATTTAGTAAATAAATACTATTGGAATGTTTCTCTTATAGATCTAGGTATTCAATGGCGGTGAACATATAGAGGAGTATTCACTCAATATTTAAGGATAGATTTTTTATTGCGTGATGTTCGTATCTTGAATTTGAATTAATGCAAGAGATAATATTTTTTGATTTAGAGTTTGATAATAAATAACCGGGAAATAAGACTTTCTATATTATATGAGAATTAAGGCAATTTGTTTTTTCTTTTTTGTACCTGCTATGGGATTTTTAATCTCATGTAAAAAAGCACCTCCCTTACAGGATCCGATTCCTGATGAGGAAGTCTTAAATTTTAATAAACTATCCGGTGTTGGAGACGAAAAGATAGGTGACGAATTTGACGTAGTCATTTATGGGGGGACTGCTTCAGCCATCATGGCAGCAATTGAGATAGTACAATCCAACAAATCGGTTATTGTAGTTAATCCTCGTGGTTCCGGACTTGGAGGAATGACAACTAATGGTTTGGGTTCAAGTGATTTTACTAGTACCACAATAATAGGAGGATTAGCTGGTAGGTTTTATCAAGACTTGAAGAGAGAGTACTCAAATCCACTTTATTGGATTGATAGTCGCCGAGAGGACTACACAAGGTTAAATGCCTACGGCGATAAAATGATGTTTTTCGAGCCTAAAATGGCACAAAAAATATTGCAACGTTATATTATGCATTATAAAATACCAATTATACACTTAGATAGACTAAACTTAACAAGCGGAGTCGTCAAATCCGGTAACACGATATTGATGATTAAACTAGAGTCTGGAAGATCTATAAAAGGTAAAGTCTTTATTGATGCGAGTTATGAAGGGGATCTAATGGCTAAAGCCGGAGTATCTTATACAGTAGGGAGAGAGAGCTCTTCGACTTACAATGAGGATTTAAATGGAGTTAATGTAAAAACTATGCCTACAGCTGAGTTTCATAGAGGTGTCCAAGACAAGAGAGGGATTTTAAAAAATTGGCGGGAAATCGGGAAATCGGGAGGGGG encodes:
- a CDS encoding lipopolysaccharide biosynthesis protein yields the protein MAGRVSLMRETLIYTVGSFGSKILSFLLVPLYTFYLTKSEMGEYDLFMTSIALFVPIVSLQLSDAVYRWLVEIDEEETRERMLPTVFTSSFLLLLITYAVFSLGFIGYCQLFGMNNAVVFLILLMLSSMLPFLQSVLRGLGKTKEFAISGLVTTLLIVGLNIILFLFFTVSVKGALIANIVGFGLSSLLIVVKLNLNKCFKIEAFDVQLVKKMLLYSLPLIPNLISWWLISSASKFIILDKLGIEANGVYAIANRFPSMLVLINSVLILPIQDSLLKQRSDFQYFISIVQRFVRFELIVVVLLSVGSPIYVKFMVEDSFYEAWMYMPFLFLGVGFNTLASVIGIIYQKEKKTMRITVTTVIGGIISILLSFLLVSEFGLMGISLSFFAGYLIMFLLRTIDLRHKLNFKAFLPSDMLVFFGFILIMYLQIILEFKMQLLLFIITMFFLFFYYRVDIQKAYNSIRKNKETI